In Gadus chalcogrammus isolate NIFS_2021 chromosome 1, NIFS_Gcha_1.0, whole genome shotgun sequence, the sequence CAGTTATTAACCCAGAACCTCACACCCTTACCACTTATCTACTATTAAACCCAGATGGAACACCGTATCAAGAGACGGACACAAATGAATAAGAAACAACACAAGACAGAATAACGTGTGTGAATACAATGTAACCAGTTGACTGTGATGAGCTTTCAATTTCTTCTCTGTTTCCATCAGCTGCTCCTTTTGGTGCTGAGGTCTCTGAATCTCTTCTGCCGATTGGTCCTTTCTCTGCAGCCCATTTCCTTCAAACCCCCTCGAGTCAAGGTAGGGATTGATCTCGTTAATATGACATAATGATGAAAAATGAACAGTAATTAAGCTAATTACATGATTATTAAATGTATCTTGGAATGTGGTGTGACCCACACAGCCTTTTACCACTTTACGATGCAGAACTATACCCATGTGACCACTTAGGCCGCCAATAAAAGGTTTTCCTATCTGGTGTCTTCTTTTTCCTCCAGGGCAAAGGGTCAGAGAGCAGTGGTGGCCTTACCCCAGGGAAAAGCCCCGGCAGTGGGAAGTCCCCCAAGGGAAGCCCCCTGGACTCCAAGATCTCCCCCGGAAACAAGAGGCCCGCCCTGGTCTCCGCTGCCGCCGCTGGGAAGGGCAGGGGAGCCAGCGGCGGGAAGCAGGCcaagcaggaagaggaagacggggaggaggaggaggaggaggaggaggtggaggaagagaagcCAGAGGTGAAGAgcgggagaaaggggggaggcCAGAGGCCGAAGAACGCCAAGCGGCGCAGCGTGGCGTCCAAGGTGAGCTACAAGGAGGAGAGCGGCAGTGGGGAGGAGGCGCTCagcgacggggaggaggaggaggaggaggagtttcagGCGACCGGCGAggaggacagcgaggaggaggaggtggaagggggcagGGCCAAACacgggaaggggaggagccaggggaaAAGGAAACACAGCAGCGGCGACTCCGGGAGAAAGAGGaacagcagcagcggcggcggcggcgggaaaAGACGCGagaaaatcaacaacaacgatgaagacgacgaggaagacgacgacgacggcaaTGTGGACAaagttggaggaggagagggtaccAAGGGTAAGCggaggagcggcggcggcggcggcgggaggaagaagagggacgGGCCCGGCGCCGACGAGTGGCTGGAGGTGTTCGTGGAGAAGACGTCGGCGTGGCTGTGCGTGGACGCGGAGCACGGCGTGGACCGCCCACAGCTCTGCTGGCGGAACGCCACGCAGCCCATGGCCTACGTGGTGGCGGTGGACGGCGACGGCCGCCTGAAGGACCTGGGCAGGAAGTACGACCCCACCTGGATGACCTCGTCACGAAAGCGCCGCGTGGACGATGAGTGGTGGGGCGAGACGCTGACGCCCTTCCTCCCGTGGGAGGGGGAGCGggacgacaaggaggagaaggaggtgagggggagggataggggggaggggggggggtgtttgtgttgtgttgtgggttGTAGTGCGTGCAAGTGTATGTTTGCACTCTCTTTACCGAGAATTTCTTTACCGAGATGGACCATCATTTTATGTTAATTGAACCTTGGTCCACCATTAAGTCTTCCGCATACCAGGTCTTATGGGTGACAGGTTAATTATTACCATCTCTGATCAGTAAATCAGTAAATCCTCTAGCACTATAACTGTACGCTGTCTAACTATCCACTTTAACTGTAAACTCCTGATAAAATGCAACCATGCCACCtggaaaataaaaaacgttatTTTAACACACATGACACCCCTTAACCCCTTGTCCCCTCTTCTGCCTTTCAGCTCCAAGCGAAGTTGCTGGACAGGCCGATGCCCACCTCCATAGCGGAGCTGAAGAACCACCCTATGTACGCTCTGACCAGACACCTGCTCAAGTACGAGGCTCTCTACCCCCCCACGGCGGCCGTGCTGGGGTACTGCAGGGGGGAGCCCGTATACTCCAGGTCAGTCTGGGAGTTATACCATCAAAAAATGAGCATGGGTGATGCATCCTGCGCCAAGATATTAACAAGCATGTCCGCTTTATTGGCATTAACAGTTTGGTCTAATAATCTCCCCTTGCTTTTCATTTCAAGTGATATGTAGGTAATGTTTAAAGAGACTGTTCTCCCTACTGTGTACAGGGACTGTGTTCACCAGCTGCACTCAAAAGAAACCTGGCTGAAGGAGGCCCGCACTGTGCGGATAGGAGAGGAGCCATTCAAGGTGAGACGCCTTCTCACACCAGCGGCTCCAATCCTGTCCTAACCTTCAAGTCAACCGTGACTCTATTTCCCCATCGTTTTGGTTTGAGGGACCCCAGACTTGGTTAGACACAAGACAAACGGACCCGATCAAGCAAAAGGCAGTTGTGTTTCTCTATAGGGATCCCTTCACTGATATTGTCCGACACTTATAATAACAACCTGAGCCTGCCAGAGGCAGAAACAATCACTTTTGGAGGACGTGGATGGACTGGGCTCTATTTTCCCAAAGGCTTACATCGCATTCCGTTTCGTGGATTACGCCCTGCGATTCATTCAATGTTATATTTCATCATCTCATCCTTTCTCTTCTTCCACGTCCCCAAATGCCCTCTAATTAAATAGTTTCTCTTTTCTGTCTTGCGGGCATGTCCGCACTACATCGGATAATAGGTGAAAATTATTGGACTTTCCAAACTCACTAGGCCAGCATTTTCCAGCATTCAAAGCTGAGCATAATCGAAAATTTGTTTCTCTACCTTTCCGGTGTAGTGTCGACACAACCTTCAACTCACCTCCCTACCACAGTCTTAAGCTTTCATTCTGAGTTAAGAAAAATGCAGTATTCCCCAGGCCCCATCAATCATAACTCTGTCTTTCACCTCTATGCTCTCCATCTGTCCTCACAAACTGTAGCTTCTGTATCCCTTTCTCGAACCCTCCACCGGCACAGTTATAATCCAAAGCCTCACTGTGATCAAAATCCCATCAATCAATTAACAATATGATCGATCATGGTGATCTCATTCCCCATCTTTGCATGTTCAACACGTTCTATCCACACCCAGAGCCCGAACACTGATgtatgccccccaccccccaccctttgctcaggaggtagagcagttatcttgtaaccgaaaggttgctagttcgatcccctgctcctcctagctaacACTCctagagtgttgatgtgtccctgagcaagacacttaacccaaactgctcctgacgagctgtctgtcgccttgcatggttgactctgccgtcggtgtgtcaatgtgtgtattaagttgctttggataaaagttcCTCTTGATGACTTTCACTTACCCCCTGTGCCCACTAACGCACAGGCCTGGTATAGACTGTTCAGCCCCCCACAGTTGGTAAACGCTTTTGTTTTCCTCCCCTGGCTATCAGTAAATTTGAACATAAAGCTTGCAGAGTTCTAACAGATGtatgtttttaaaaaaggttCTACAAGCAACAGCTACTGTTGGTAGAATATGATTTTGTAAACAAAAATCCGAAATACACGTTTTGGAACCTTAAGTTATCACAATTAtttctaaactaaactaaaacgTACACTGTTAAACAATATACAaagttatttattcattattgcATGATACATCTTAGTGTACGATATGTCTTTAAATCAGAGTAGCCAGTAATACTCTATAACGCAATATTGTACACGGAAGTGACATCATTTATAAATACTCGCGTAAGAGTCCACCTTCCGGCTACATACACAGAGCAAGCGGAGTGACATCGGTTCTGGATCCTCTCAAACCTCTTTGGCTTTCattgataaaagtgtctgctaaatgccctaattgtaattgtaatctGGTCCTCAGATGGTGAAGGGCTTCTCCAACCGCTCCCGTAAGGCGCGTATGATGGTGGAgcagaaggaagagaaggacCTGGCTCTGTATGGGGAGTGGCAGACGGAGGAGTACCAGCCCCCCATCGCTGTGGAGGGCAAGGTGGGTGGTGTGGCTGCACcgtggggtgtagggtggagggtggagttAAGACTGGATAGTGGGTCATTTGCCCCAGATGGTAAATGTGCGTGTCACAGCAGGAAGCACAGAACTGAGAAAAAAATACAAGAATGACCAAAGATAAATACAGAAAAGTTGACTTTAAGTAGCAGTAGTGGTAGTAACAATGCTAACGTGAATGCAAACCATACGTGTAAACATTGCAGACAGTTGAGGTAGACGTGTCAAAAATCAAACAGTGCATGCTGCATTATCGAAACCATGCAACAACAACCAATTTGCATAAGAGTCTAAAAGTATCCAGGTGAATGAATGGCGAATTTGGAGAAAGACGGGCCTTTCTTCCACCCACTTACTCAGTGTTTAAGCATCTGTCGATCACCTCTGCTCAACCCCAAAATGGCCTTGAGGGGGGAAATgtccatttttgtttttttccttagtTACTAACACTCCCACCCCCCTGGCCCCTCCCAGGTTCCCCGTAACGAGTACGGGAACGTGTACCTGTTCAAGCCCTGCATGCTGCCCGTGGGCTGCGTCCACCTGCGTCTGCCCACCCTGAACCGCGTGGCCCGCAAGCTGGACATGGACGCCGCGCCCGCCGTCACGGGCTTCGACTTCCATGGAGGATACTCGCATGCTGTGTAAGAACTcgctcacacgctcacacgctcactctctcactcactcactcactcacacgcatacatacgCTAACACACAGgccacacatactgtacatacactaacacacacaggcccccacacaggcacacacatacatacactaacacacacaggcacacacatacatacactaacacacacaggcacacacatacatacactaacAGACGCCGACTACTAAACTTCAGAGATGAATACAACAATCTACAGCACTACATGCCTGttgatgtatgtgtatgtgtgtatgtgtgttccagGACCGACGGCTACATTGTGTGTGAGGAGCACGAAGAGATTCTCAGAGCAGCCTGGGAGGAAGATCAAGCGATCCAGAAACAGAAGGagattgaggtgtgtgtgtgtgtgtgtgtgtgtgtgtgtgtgtgtgtgtgtgtgtgtgtgtgtgtgtgtgtgtgtgtgtgtgtgtgtgtgtgtgtgtgtgtgtgtgtgtgtgtgtgtgtgtgtgtgagattatgTTGAAATAGGCTTCATGTCTGTCCAGGATTGCTAATGATGTGTCATCTATGACATGCCAACACTGTGAGagaacacacatttacataatCAAGTTGTCAACTAACCGAGTGCAGTACACTAATACTGATTTATTATTTCGCATACTGATTTATTTGTCCGGGCAATGGGACATTGATTAAAATGTTACTTGTTTACTGTGGAGACGATGGCTTGTCTACTCTAAAATTATAGAAACGGCCAATAAAGTGATCCAGAATGTCAACAGAACAGATAACGATCACAAGAAATACAACATGCAACAAAATCCTTTTCTACACACATTGTGTTGGGTGTTGAAGTACGTGTTAATCACCaccttcgtcctcctcctgccGTCTGCAGAAGCGAGAGAAGCGGGCCACCACCAACTGGAAGCTACTGGTGAAGGGCCTTCTGATCAGGGAGAGGCTCCAGCTACGATACGGCAAGAAGGGCCAAGGCCTCGGAGGAGCCGGGGGCTCGAGTCAGGGTCATGGCCAGGACGGAGAGGGGGTGGACGGGCTATCGGCCGacgaggaggagttggagggtGGGGTCCCGGTCGAGGACCCTGGAGACCAGACACCAGCCGAAATGCTGGCCAAGGCCTGGCCCCAGAACAGacaggatgagggagaggaggagggaggggggaagagcaGGCCGAAGAGGAAGATAACACAGCGTGAGCGGAAATGCCAGGAGAAAACCATGTTTCCCTTTGAGAAGgcgtgataaaaaaataaactgaatATTGGCTGTACCAAAAGAAATGACCTCACGCTACAAAGCTAAGGTGTGCAGCCCCTGCTCTCTCTTCAGAAGGTTGTTCAGGCAGGCCTCGGGGAAAGAGGGGagtgaaaacaaataaatacaagtgCTTGTTTAACCGTTCCACTCAGATCAAGTGTTAGATTGGAGTGTGGCGGCTATAGCATTAATTGTCTGAGAAGGGGAGTTGATACGCTCCAGTCGATGGAAGACCTAATGAGACTTTGGTGCCAGTCCAAAGACCCGCCGTGAGAGAGCAGTATCATCCAGAGAAACAGTATCCTGACTTGGACCGAAGAATATGCCTggcaactgttttttttttccacacaggAAGTCAGGATTTCTATctgtctatttatttgtatttgttaccTAGGGGGGTGGTTCTGCTTGTACATTACCCACTACACGGCCATACTGTCATgcatacactatatatatatatatatatatatatatatatatatatatatatatatatatatatatatatatatatatatataaagagcaTATGAAAGATCACAATGTGTATTACCGCCTTACAGGTGGACACACTCATACATTTCTCACACCCCGTTCCCACTGAAGGCAGAGTATCATTACCCTCTGACATGCAGTAGTTTCCCACCTTCCAACCAGGTTCTGCCCCAAGCATCAAAGGAATGACGATCCTCTTCATACAAGTTAATTCATCTTACTATAAAATGATCAATAGATTTCACTGTTTAGGTCCGTTTGTCGTCACGCATTGTTTGTTTCAAACTTCTATGTTATCCTCTATGTTGGTGTTTGTAAAATGTTTGGATTAATGTAATGTTTTTGTATCAAAGTATTTTTCTAAGACATTTTGGAATGCTAGTAAAAATGAAAAGGCTGTTTTTGTTTGCGTTCATTTTGTTCATTGGTTGAACATAAAACAATTCAAGGAATTTTCAACAATTTCACCGAAATTTcacagaaatataaatatacagttTTTGTTTGAAAAGTAACACAAACGCACCCTTGCCCTGTTCCTCTTGATGACTTTCACTTACCCCCTGTGCCCACTAACGCACAGGCCTGGTATATACTGTTCAGCCCACCACAGTTGGTGAACGATTTTGTTTTCCTCCCCTGGCTATCAGTAAATTTGAACATAAAGCTCGCAGAGTTCTAACAGATGtatgtttttaaaaaaggttCTACAAGCAACAGCTACTGTTGGTAGAATATGATTTTGTAAACAAAAATCCGAAATAGACGTTTTGGAACCTTAAGTTATCACAATTATTTCTAAACTAAAATAAAACGTACACTGTTAAACAATATACAaagttatttattcattattgcATGATACATCTTAGTGTACGATATGTCTTTAAATCAGAGTAGCCAGTAATACTCTATAACGCAATATTGTACGCGGAAGTGACATCATTTATAAATACTCGCGTAAGAATCCACCTTCCGGCTACATACACAGAGCAAGCGGAGTGACATCGGTTCTGGATCCTCTCAAACCTCTTTGGCTTTCATTGTAAGCTGACTCGACGCAGTTCGGAAAGGTAAATATGAACGACTTTGTGTAGTGATGTTCGGCCCCGGTGCGTCCTCTGGCGTCTCCTCGGTATCGTGGTGAAGCGGGCCTTGTTTACATCTCATCCCCGGGGTAGATTGGGAAAGACTGAGGCGTTCGCAGCACACAGCAGGGGATGGCTGCGTCGCCCCtctggtgtgtttttgtgtattcgTATGAAGAACAATGGGCGTGTGTGCGGTGGCTGTGCCTGAGTCCTTGGCAAAGTTTCACCAGAGACTACCGCCGACATGTCCTATTGTGTGTGATTTGTTAAACGATGGGAGTCGACACTCCGCTCGTTCGCCGTTTACTTCTAAACGCGTCAACACGCTAGCCCGGCGGAGCTAGCCTGGCTAACATTAGCACCCAATTGACTTTGCTTCATTTAGTTTGTGACCACAAGTCTCCCTGATTTACGCCGCCCCCCCCTGGAGCTATCTGGTAGCTACCAGTAACAGTCCAACCCCAAGCCCCTCTCCCTTT encodes:
- the xpc gene encoding DNA repair protein complementing XP-C cells, with protein sequence MAKRKESAGSAERTIKKHKPVSKEKTPSRKTKAKKNTGNGLVEEEEKLVRKVSAKTRGSSTRTAVSSTSTTSKYFPSPPKKKALSNNHDNEDGDLHMVTMATPILPMDVTGPSRPKKEDSEEEDESEEDDWEDVEELSGPLGAAPPAEPSLPTQAVEIEIETPELIRMRQKKEKRKAEFEQYLKRMVNRLNKDLLEDTHKVHLMCLIANGMFRNRLCSEPDLLAITLSLLPPHFMMVAKERIDHNYLSGLLKWFGATFTLNPSLPHVDLTDPRGLLERRLASLSARDHQEMTHLLLLVLRSLNLFCRLVLSLQPISFKPPRVKGKGSESSGGLTPGKSPGSGKSPKGSPLDSKISPGNKRPALVSAAAAGKGRGASGGKQAKQEEEDGEEEEEEEEVEEEKPEVKSGRKGGGQRPKNAKRRSVASKVSYKEESGSGEEALSDGEEEEEEEFQATGEEDSEEEEVEGGRAKHGKGRSQGKRKHSSGDSGRKRNSSSGGGGGKRREKINNNDEDDEEDDDDGNVDKVGGGEGTKGKRRSGGGGGGRKKRDGPGADEWLEVFVEKTSAWLCVDAEHGVDRPQLCWRNATQPMAYVVAVDGDGRLKDLGRKYDPTWMTSSRKRRVDDEWWGETLTPFLPWEGERDDKEEKELQAKLLDRPMPTSIAELKNHPMYALTRHLLKYEALYPPTAAVLGYCRGEPVYSRDCVHQLHSKETWLKEARTVRIGEEPFKMVKGFSNRSRKARMMVEQKEEKDLALYGEWQTEEYQPPIAVEGKVPRNEYGNVYLFKPCMLPVGCVHLRLPTLNRVARKLDMDAAPAVTGFDFHGGYSHAVTDGYIVCEEHEEILRAAWEEDQAIQKQKEIEKREKRATTNWKLLVKGLLIRERLQLRYGKKGQGLGGAGGSSQGHGQDGEGVDGLSADEEELEGGVPVEDPGDQTPAEMLAKAWPQNRQDEGEEEGGGKSRPKRKITQRERKCQEKTMFPFEKA